In one window of Shewanella goraebulensis DNA:
- a CDS encoding class I SAM-dependent methyltransferase yields the protein MSINEKPHDWQQLPCGDEIQVAVEQKLACWWPRIFGYHLLKLGPLSHQISSLHCNISRHFSIHDGEGASIIADPHHLPLNSGSMDAVLMSFLIEFEQDPYRLLREVDRVMISGGYIFICGFNPVSTAFMGKLLPKYQTKIPWSGQFFMPARVKDWLGLLGYQILQDERFIYHPLIGDINQGTWWQNRIERWLPGIGSVYLIVARKMESPLTPIREKKKARAPQWAPASTAGRSGHSTLPCSQPSQPNEP from the coding sequence ATGTCGATAAATGAGAAACCGCACGATTGGCAACAATTACCCTGTGGCGATGAAATTCAAGTGGCTGTTGAACAGAAGTTAGCCTGTTGGTGGCCAAGGATTTTCGGTTATCATCTATTAAAACTTGGGCCATTAAGCCACCAAATATCTAGTCTTCATTGCAACATTTCACGACACTTTTCAATTCATGATGGTGAAGGCGCTTCAATTATAGCTGATCCGCATCATTTACCACTCAATAGTGGTTCTATGGATGCGGTGTTAATGAGTTTTCTTATCGAGTTTGAACAAGACCCATATCGTTTATTGAGAGAAGTCGATCGCGTCATGATAAGCGGTGGGTATATCTTTATCTGCGGTTTTAACCCAGTAAGTACTGCGTTTATGGGGAAGTTATTACCCAAATATCAAACTAAAATTCCCTGGTCAGGACAGTTTTTTATGCCTGCTAGGGTAAAAGATTGGCTAGGGTTGTTAGGTTATCAAATACTTCAAGATGAACGCTTTATCTATCATCCATTAATTGGGGATATAAACCAAGGGACATGGTGGCAAAATCGAATTGAGCGTTGGTTACCAGGAATTGGCAGTGTTTATTTGATTGTGGCACGTAAAATGGAATCACCGCTTACGCCAATTAGAGAAAAGAAAAAGGCGAGAGCACCACAATGGGCACCAGCATCTACAGCGGGCAGATCAGGTCACTCTACCTTGCCTTGTTCGCAGCCGTCTCAACCTAACGAGCCTTAA
- the gloB gene encoding hydroxyacylglutathione hydrolase: protein MLSVITIPAFNDNYIWLFHQADSNKAYVVDPGCAKSVLSYLQGAETQGNKLDLVGILITHHHADHTGGIAELQKAYQNQLNVYGPSKENIDGLTELIDHQQSLLLPFITNPVNVIEVPGHTLGHIAYSIEDALFCGDTLFSGGCGRLFEGSPEQMSASLSKLSSLDKDTKVYCAHEYTQANLAFAMAVEPNNPQLQQYNQSVLDARMNNISTIPTTIATELAINPFLRSHCTEIKQSISQQFNVNNPTDIQTFTLLRQWKNNF from the coding sequence ATGCTTTCAGTTATTACGATCCCGGCTTTCAATGACAATTATATTTGGTTATTTCATCAAGCTGACTCAAATAAAGCTTATGTTGTTGATCCGGGCTGCGCAAAAAGTGTATTAAGTTATTTGCAGGGTGCTGAAACTCAAGGAAACAAATTGGATTTAGTCGGTATTTTAATTACTCACCATCATGCGGATCACACAGGTGGTATCGCAGAGCTTCAAAAAGCCTATCAAAACCAACTCAATGTTTATGGGCCAAGTAAAGAAAACATCGATGGATTAACTGAGTTAATTGACCACCAACAATCACTATTACTCCCTTTTATTACTAATCCAGTGAATGTAATTGAAGTACCAGGCCATACATTAGGCCATATTGCATACAGTATCGAAGATGCCCTGTTTTGTGGAGATACACTTTTCAGCGGAGGTTGTGGTCGTTTATTTGAAGGCAGCCCAGAACAAATGTCGGCGTCGTTATCAAAATTATCATCACTAGATAAAGATACAAAAGTATACTGTGCTCATGAATACACCCAAGCTAATTTAGCCTTCGCTATGGCGGTTGAGCCTAATAACCCTCAATTGCAACAGTATAATCAGTCTGTTCTAGATGCCAGAATGAACAATATTTCAACAATCCCTACAACTATTGCAACAGAGTTAGCAATAAACCCGTTTTTAAGAAGTCACTGTACGGAAATTAAACAATCCATTTCGCAGCAGTTTAATGTGAACAATCCTACAGATATACAGACATTTACCTTGCTAAGACAGTGGAAAAACAATTTTTAA
- a CDS encoding BsuPI-related putative proteinase inhibitor, protein MKRFIGCLSLLLVGCSATSTDVTAEGSKDAAVIKPAKEVKSITLGAGVSTMAETVLVGFLEAKEYTDPTKAMSLMYTATNSQSHSVSLRFNSGMTADLWLYDPKGQKVWSSSQDMMYTQALRDVTLAPAQTIKTRFSVPVAIMEKVSGPGYRFEVKFAGKVDGSSMPLINANSTPLIVK, encoded by the coding sequence ATGAAACGTTTTATAGGTTGCTTAAGTTTACTTTTAGTAGGTTGTAGTGCGACAAGTACCGATGTGACTGCTGAAGGTAGTAAAGATGCAGCTGTCATAAAACCCGCTAAGGAAGTCAAATCGATTACCTTAGGCGCTGGAGTATCAACTATGGCTGAAACTGTGCTTGTTGGCTTTTTAGAAGCTAAGGAATATACCGATCCAACTAAAGCGATGTCTTTGATGTACACAGCGACCAATAGTCAAAGTCACAGTGTTAGCTTGAGGTTTAATTCAGGAATGACGGCTGACTTGTGGCTGTATGATCCAAAAGGACAGAAAGTATGGTCATCGTCGCAGGACATGATGTATACCCAAGCATTAAGAGATGTGACTTTAGCCCCTGCACAAACCATTAAAACGCGTTTCAGTGTACCTGTTGCCATTATGGAAAAGGTTTCTGGTCCTGGTTACCGTTTTGAAGTGAAATTCGCTGGTAAAGTTGATGGAAGTAGTATGCCATTGATTAATGCTAACTCTACTCCATTAATCGTTAAGTAA
- the bcp gene encoding thioredoxin-dependent thiol peroxidase, with protein sequence MNTLTVGDLAPQFSLQNQFDETIALTDALKKGPVLVYFYPKASTPGCTVQAQGLRDSKAELANHNVTVLGLSPDPVAKLLKFNDKQELNFSLLSDEDHAIADAFGVWGEKKFMGKIYDGIHRLSFLIGQDGKVAHVFDKFKTKNHHEVVLSVIAEQK encoded by the coding sequence ATGAATACCCTAACAGTTGGTGATTTAGCACCGCAATTCTCTCTACAAAACCAATTTGACGAAACGATTGCGTTAACTGACGCTTTAAAAAAGGGCCCAGTATTAGTGTATTTCTACCCTAAAGCATCCACTCCAGGTTGTACTGTTCAGGCTCAAGGGCTTCGTGACAGTAAAGCAGAGCTAGCAAACCACAATGTAACGGTATTAGGTCTAAGTCCAGATCCAGTGGCTAAATTACTTAAATTTAATGATAAGCAGGAACTAAACTTCTCATTGCTTAGCGATGAAGACCACGCCATTGCCGATGCATTCGGTGTATGGGGTGAGAAAAAGTTTATGGGTAAAATTTATGATGGTATCCACCGTTTGAGCTTCTTAATCGGGCAAGACGGTAAAGTTGCTCACGTATTTGATAAATTCAAAACTAAAAATCATCATGAAGTCGTGTTATCTGTGATTGCTGAACAAAAATAA
- the rnhA gene encoding ribonuclease HI produces the protein MSELKQIKIYTDGSCLGNPGPGGYGIVMKYKLQTKEMSDGFKLTTNNRMELLAPIIALEALYEPCKVILTSDSQYMRQGITQWIHGWKKKGWITSTKTPVKNVDLWKRLDAVSQLHDMDWRWVKGHAGHAENERCDDLARWAAEAKPEQEDVNYNPE, from the coding sequence ATGTCAGAACTAAAACAAATCAAAATATATACTGATGGCTCATGTCTGGGTAACCCAGGTCCCGGCGGATACGGTATTGTAATGAAATATAAGCTGCAAACCAAAGAAATGTCTGACGGATTTAAATTAACCACCAATAATCGCATGGAATTATTGGCGCCAATCATAGCATTAGAAGCCCTATATGAGCCGTGCAAAGTTATTTTAACAAGCGATAGCCAATATATGCGTCAAGGCATCACTCAATGGATCCATGGATGGAAGAAAAAAGGTTGGATTACATCAACGAAAACTCCAGTTAAGAACGTCGATTTGTGGAAACGCTTAGATGCCGTGAGCCAATTACATGACATGGACTGGCGCTGGGTTAAAGGACACGCAGGTCATGCAGAGAACGAACGCTGTGATGATTTAGCAAGATGGGCAGCTGAAGCTAAACCAGAGCAAGAAGATGTAAACTATAATCCCGAATAA
- a CDS encoding cation:proton antiporter, whose translation MVEHITGMLALIGVLSLLCQWVGWKLRLPAILPLLLCGLLLGPGLDILNPDAIFGDLLFPIISLGVAVILFEGALTLNFKEIKDHGRMVTNLVTFGAFITWACIAPAAHWLLGFEWPMALLFGALVVVTGPTVIVPMLRTVRPKSNLASILRWEGIVIDPIGAILAVLVYEYIAVAAAADPTTHVLSALGMTLLLGFGLGAIAGYLIGIALRTTVFPHYLKNTAVLTIMLGMFVGSNLIQEESGLLTVTVMGIWLANMRGVDIADILEFKETLTVLLISALFILLAARLNSTAMLDLGWGGVGVLMVVMLVARPLSIWISGIGTSLSRSDKWFLSWVAPRGIVAAAISSLFAIKLEAIGVNGASSIVPLVFLIIIGTVVIQSLTAGPWAKFLGVKADSSQGLLLFGASKFSRELAKVLTKKNVKVMLADNNWDNIRQARMANIPVYFGNPASEHAENFMDLSGIGRVLILSPYRQLNPLVSFHFQDLLGTQKVYGLNNAEGGSARHQLSESYLKRLCLFGESVSYARIASYMAKGAVIKVTNITDNFTLQDFKERYGETAMPLIYLTKDQKVKIISGADRELPVGIELISLLPAEAQEKDVIQRNLKEVAERESAADEDSKQATIEQEEAQTTATSELEENEPK comes from the coding sequence ATGGTCGAACACATCACAGGCATGCTAGCGTTAATTGGCGTCTTGTCTCTATTGTGTCAGTGGGTAGGGTGGAAGTTGCGTTTACCCGCAATTTTGCCGCTATTGTTATGTGGTTTACTGCTCGGACCTGGGTTAGATATTTTAAATCCTGATGCAATTTTTGGTGATTTGTTATTTCCCATTATTTCATTAGGTGTAGCGGTTATCTTATTTGAAGGTGCGCTGACCCTTAATTTCAAAGAAATCAAAGACCATGGACGTATGGTGACAAATTTAGTCACTTTTGGTGCATTTATCACTTGGGCTTGTATTGCACCAGCAGCGCATTGGTTATTAGGCTTTGAATGGCCGATGGCGCTCTTATTTGGCGCTTTAGTTGTGGTAACTGGTCCAACTGTAATTGTCCCTATGTTACGGACTGTAAGGCCTAAATCGAACCTTGCTAGCATCTTACGTTGGGAAGGTATTGTCATCGACCCTATTGGCGCGATACTGGCCGTTTTAGTGTATGAATATATTGCGGTAGCTGCTGCGGCCGATCCTACGACACATGTCTTATCAGCACTAGGTATGACCTTGTTGCTCGGTTTTGGCTTAGGGGCTATTGCAGGATATTTAATTGGTATTGCGTTGAGAACGACAGTATTTCCTCATTATCTTAAAAATACCGCTGTGTTGACCATTATGTTAGGCATGTTTGTTGGCTCTAATTTAATTCAAGAGGAGTCTGGTTTATTAACGGTAACCGTTATGGGGATATGGCTTGCTAATATGCGCGGGGTTGATATTGCTGATATTTTAGAATTCAAAGAAACCCTAACGGTATTGTTAATCTCTGCGCTTTTTATCTTATTAGCTGCGCGATTAAACTCAACTGCTATGTTAGATCTTGGCTGGGGCGGTGTTGGAGTACTAATGGTTGTAATGCTGGTGGCAAGACCATTAAGCATTTGGATATCAGGTATCGGCACCAGTTTATCAAGGTCAGATAAATGGTTTTTAAGCTGGGTCGCCCCACGCGGTATTGTCGCAGCTGCTATTTCATCTTTATTTGCAATTAAGCTTGAAGCCATCGGCGTTAATGGGGCAAGTTCAATTGTGCCATTGGTATTTTTAATTATTATTGGCACCGTGGTAATTCAAAGTTTAACAGCCGGGCCGTGGGCAAAATTCCTTGGTGTTAAGGCTGATTCGTCACAGGGTTTGTTATTATTTGGCGCATCTAAATTTTCTCGCGAACTTGCTAAAGTTCTAACCAAGAAAAATGTAAAGGTGATGCTTGCTGATAATAACTGGGACAATATTCGCCAAGCACGTATGGCTAACATTCCTGTTTATTTTGGTAATCCAGCTTCTGAACATGCCGAAAACTTTATGGACTTAAGTGGCATTGGCCGCGTATTAATATTATCGCCATATCGACAATTAAACCCCTTGGTCAGTTTTCATTTTCAAGACTTATTGGGTACTCAAAAAGTTTATGGTTTAAACAATGCAGAAGGTGGAAGTGCAAGGCATCAATTGTCTGAATCTTATTTAAAACGGTTATGCTTATTTGGTGAGTCTGTTTCTTATGCGCGTATTGCCAGTTATATGGCGAAAGGTGCGGTAATAAAAGTTACCAATATTACGGATAACTTTACCCTACAGGATTTCAAAGAGCGTTATGGTGAAACTGCCATGCCGCTGATTTATCTCACCAAAGATCAAAAAGTGAAAATTATCTCTGGTGCTGATAGGGAATTGCCAGTGGGAATTGAGCTGATTAGTTTGCTGCCTGCAGAAGCACAAGAGAAAGACGTGATTCAGCGTAATTTAAAAGAAGTCGCTGAGCGAGAGTCAGCTGCTGATGAAGATTCTAAACAGGCAACAATTGAACAAGAAGAAGCTCAAACAACTGCAACTTCCGAGCTTGAAGAAAACGAGCCCAAGTAA
- a CDS encoding AsmA family protein, with translation MKALKWLLGIVAGLVLILVVYLTVFFDLNSFKPQIVDAVTKQTGREFVIENDLSWSFFPSIGINLGGISLSNPENFSPATFVEINEAVANVELMPLLSQEVQIAMLSLDGLTLNMVTKKDGSTSLDGLSGEKAAVTEQPKASAESSSSKEPSSSNIQLQSLQIGGVSVTNTTINLIDEMNDTKQVFVLNSLTLGEFSLGNAADFAYDFSAQMPDMTVSSNGEGKLTVNKDLTKVSIAGFTINTDVDGESIPNKKLTTQLVTDINLGLDSQSVQVAISKLSAMNINATGEVKVNYSSKIPKINVQMDFGDIDLDKIMPPASEKADDASSEKVASTEPAQEPDLSALKTIDLTLGMTVKSIKVANLLTQDWEMKATVKDGIANLSDFSANLYEGSITAKAKLDGRQKVASYNFEKSLSGVQFRPLLKDAADIDLISGSANFNIKGSGKSLIPDNLKKNLLANGDFTIADGSLYGVNIPQMIRSAQDKLKGDLSAQNEEELKTDFTSLTGSYSLKNSMFTNPDLAMASPLIRLAGNGSANIDSQTVDYKLTTSVVGSLSGQGGENDPLAGVDIPLTIKGSMQDPKFGIDTSALFDAKLKGETDKLKDSLFKKLGGF, from the coding sequence ATGAAGGCACTTAAATGGCTATTAGGTATCGTTGCCGGTTTAGTATTAATACTGGTCGTGTATTTAACGGTATTTTTTGATCTCAATAGTTTTAAACCACAAATAGTAGATGCAGTTACAAAACAAACTGGGCGCGAATTTGTTATTGAAAATGATTTAAGTTGGAGCTTCTTCCCATCAATAGGGATAAACCTAGGTGGTATTTCACTATCCAATCCAGAAAACTTTTCTCCGGCTACGTTTGTTGAAATCAATGAAGCCGTTGCCAATGTAGAACTGATGCCTTTATTGAGTCAAGAAGTTCAAATCGCCATGCTTTCTTTAGATGGCTTAACGTTGAATATGGTTACGAAAAAGGATGGCTCGACAAGTTTAGATGGGTTAAGTGGCGAAAAAGCGGCAGTAACAGAACAACCGAAAGCTTCTGCAGAGTCTTCGAGCAGTAAAGAGCCTTCGAGCAGTAATATACAGCTTCAAAGCCTACAAATTGGTGGTGTATCGGTTACCAACACCACGATTAATCTCATCGATGAAATGAACGATACCAAGCAGGTATTTGTATTAAATAGTTTAACACTTGGTGAGTTTTCATTAGGGAATGCAGCAGATTTTGCTTATGACTTTTCTGCCCAAATGCCAGATATGACAGTTAGCAGTAATGGTGAAGGCAAACTTACCGTTAATAAAGATTTGACTAAAGTGTCTATAGCAGGTTTTACCATTAATACTGACGTAGATGGTGAGAGCATTCCTAATAAGAAATTAACCACCCAGTTAGTCACTGATATTAATCTTGGGTTAGATTCACAAAGCGTACAAGTGGCAATCAGTAAACTGTCCGCGATGAATATTAATGCTACTGGTGAAGTTAAGGTTAATTACAGCAGTAAAATCCCTAAGATTAATGTTCAAATGGATTTCGGTGATATTGATCTAGATAAAATAATGCCACCAGCGAGTGAGAAGGCAGACGATGCTTCGTCAGAAAAAGTAGCTTCAACTGAACCTGCTCAAGAGCCTGATTTATCTGCATTGAAAACCATAGATTTAACTTTAGGCATGACGGTTAAATCAATAAAAGTTGCTAATTTATTGACTCAAGACTGGGAAATGAAGGCGACGGTAAAAGACGGTATTGCTAATTTGAGTGATTTTTCTGCAAATTTATATGAAGGCAGCATAACTGCAAAAGCAAAACTTGATGGACGCCAAAAAGTTGCAAGTTATAACTTTGAAAAATCACTATCGGGAGTACAATTTCGCCCGTTATTGAAAGATGCTGCAGATATCGATTTGATTTCTGGTTCAGCAAATTTCAATATCAAAGGTTCTGGTAAAAGTCTCATTCCTGATAACTTAAAGAAAAATCTATTAGCAAATGGGGATTTTACTATTGCAGACGGCTCACTTTATGGGGTGAATATTCCGCAGATGATCCGTAGCGCTCAAGATAAGTTAAAAGGCGATTTATCTGCCCAGAATGAAGAAGAGCTTAAGACTGATTTCACTAGTTTAACAGGTAGTTATTCATTGAAAAATTCAATGTTTACTAATCCTGATTTAGCAATGGCTTCACCTTTAATTCGTTTAGCTGGTAATGGCAGCGCCAATATTGATTCTCAAACTGTTGACTATAAATTGACAACCTCGGTTGTTGGTTCGCTTTCAGGTCAAGGAGGCGAGAATGATCCATTGGCTGGGGTGGATATTCCACTAACGATTAAAGGCAGTATGCAAGACCCTAAATTTGGTATTGATACTAGCGCGTTATTTGATGCCAAGTTAAAAGGTGAAACAGATAAGCTGAAAGATAGCTTGTTCAAAAAATTAGGAGGGTTTTAA
- the dnaQ gene encoding DNA polymerase III subunit epsilon, whose protein sequence is MNIISSASRQVILDTETTGMNQAGGPVYIGHRIIEIGCVEVIDRKLTGRTYHQYINPGQLIDPEAIEVHGITDERVAKEPRFHQIAQEFIDFIDGAEIVAHNAPFDISFMDHEFAHLQPVGPKTADICGILDSLVVAKHLHPGQKNNLDALCRRYGIDLSRRTYHGALLDAEILADVYLIMTGGQIKFNLSNEKAGQEGGGIQLVEQNAFNLKVISATADELVSHDQRLDLVQKSGKCLWRGEA, encoded by the coding sequence ATGAATATTATTTCTAGCGCAAGCCGCCAGGTTATTTTAGATACAGAAACAACTGGTATGAACCAAGCGGGTGGGCCTGTATATATTGGCCATCGCATTATTGAAATTGGTTGTGTAGAAGTGATAGACCGTAAATTGACTGGTCGTACTTATCATCAATACATTAATCCAGGTCAGTTAATTGACCCTGAAGCGATTGAAGTTCATGGGATCACCGATGAGAGAGTCGCTAAAGAACCACGCTTTCATCAAATAGCCCAAGAATTTATTGATTTCATTGATGGTGCTGAAATTGTCGCACACAACGCACCGTTCGATATTAGCTTTATGGACCATGAGTTTGCTCATTTACAGCCAGTAGGTCCAAAGACAGCTGATATCTGTGGCATTCTTGATTCATTAGTCGTTGCCAAGCATTTGCACCCTGGGCAAAAGAACAACCTTGATGCATTGTGTCGTCGTTATGGTATCGACTTGTCACGCCGTACTTATCACGGTGCGTTATTGGATGCTGAAATTCTTGCCGATGTCTATTTGATTATGACAGGTGGTCAAATTAAGTTTAATTTGTCCAACGAAAAGGCAGGTCAAGAAGGTGGCGGTATTCAATTAGTGGAACAAAATGCGTTTAATCTTAAAGTGATCTCAGCTACGGCCGATGAATTAGTATCACATGACCAACGATTGGATTTGGTCCAAAAATCAGGAAAATGCCTCTGGAGAGGCGAAGCCTAA
- a CDS encoding TIGR03503 family protein: MKGFSPYLLSLLILVGGLLPQSVFAVPYTQATELKNRFRIDHMVDELTLLVQREYGSAPVIVILPDGSKWYSDRHPESVKWVDGLTGDMIKIPKPMPGPWQLLGNLAPNSSIQKVSKLEIDVEPIPQPLFQGERLKVTSRLLGDGLTVRLPGLDYMIEWTVKFASHHKNTDANFTTGTIIVGSYKDNGEGLDEVPDDGIFTGKKNLNQPWGNYTLTVEARNNIFQREVSYPFYLSEKPIAVDIIEPEDKLNGVWHIQLVVDDEVLQLEQTHFHFDIVGPAGLKLPVSLNEVQFKETLLAIPAVTDFGSYRIKGSAVSTTIEGREIVLDLPEQFFNLIEPPAPPPTAEELAQRAAIQAAKEEAAAKEKAIFWILVVNGTLLVIGILGLIIWRKKQALNKALAATKLRLEQEGAGEESQESTIDDLDLTMPDEK, translated from the coding sequence ATGAAAGGATTTAGCCCCTATTTATTGTCATTGTTAATATTGGTTGGTGGCCTGCTGCCCCAATCTGTTTTTGCTGTGCCATATACCCAAGCCACTGAACTTAAAAATAGATTCAGAATTGATCATATGGTTGATGAGCTTACATTACTTGTTCAACGAGAATACGGCTCAGCCCCCGTAATTGTCATTTTACCCGACGGTTCTAAATGGTATTCAGATAGGCACCCTGAATCTGTTAAGTGGGTTGATGGCTTAACGGGTGACATGATAAAAATCCCCAAGCCTATGCCTGGTCCTTGGCAGCTTTTAGGCAATCTAGCGCCTAACTCCAGCATTCAGAAAGTTTCTAAACTTGAAATTGATGTCGAACCGATTCCTCAACCTTTATTTCAAGGTGAACGCCTTAAGGTCACTTCACGGTTACTCGGAGACGGTTTGACTGTTAGGTTGCCGGGTCTTGACTACATGATTGAGTGGACTGTTAAATTTGCCAGCCATCATAAGAATACCGACGCGAATTTTACTACTGGTACTATCATTGTGGGGTCTTATAAAGATAACGGTGAAGGGCTTGATGAAGTCCCTGATGATGGCATCTTTACGGGCAAGAAAAACCTCAATCAACCATGGGGAAATTATACGTTAACGGTTGAAGCAAGAAATAATATATTTCAGCGAGAGGTTAGTTATCCCTTTTATCTCTCGGAAAAACCGATAGCAGTCGATATTATCGAGCCTGAAGATAAGTTAAACGGGGTATGGCATATTCAACTGGTTGTTGATGATGAAGTGTTACAACTTGAACAGACTCATTTTCACTTTGATATCGTCGGGCCTGCAGGTCTTAAACTTCCGGTAAGTTTAAATGAGGTTCAATTTAAAGAAACCTTACTCGCGATTCCTGCGGTCACTGATTTTGGCAGCTATCGAATTAAAGGCTCTGCAGTTTCGACCACAATAGAAGGTCGCGAAATTGTACTTGATTTGCCTGAGCAGTTTTTCAATTTAATTGAGCCACCTGCGCCGCCACCCACGGCGGAAGAATTAGCTCAGCGAGCGGCAATTCAAGCAGCAAAAGAAGAAGCGGCTGCAAAAGAGAAGGCTATATTCTGGATTTTAGTGGTAAATGGCACCTTGTTGGTGATCGGTATTTTAGGCTTAATTATTTGGCGTAAAAAACAGGCGCTAAATAAAGCGTTAGCAGCAACCAAACTGCGACTGGAGCAAGAGGGGGCTGGAGAAGAGAGTCAAGAATCTACTATCGATGATTTAGATTTAACCATGCCAGATGAAAAATAG
- a CDS encoding LysM peptidoglycan-binding domain-containing protein — MHKSLYIFVGSMAFLTGCQTLTTKPTPEPIAIQKPAEPAEPIVKVEKPVEITDVWQRISLQMEMPIDDQKLVNQYRDWYLANPRHLEIVSKRAEPYLHYIVEELEKRDMPIEIALLPIVESSFDPSAYSASAASGLWQLTSPISNYFGVKSDWWYDGRRDVPAATIAALDFLEYLYDRTGNNWLYAIAAYNTGEGRVNNAVRRNKAAGKSTDFWSLSLPRETQRYVPQLIALSDVIKNADKYGINLTPISNEPHIAIVDIQSQMDLKLAADLADMNINELKSLNPGLDRWATSPDGPHTLVVPYDKKDAFEQKLAQLDPKSKLNWHRYKIQSGDTVSHIAKRFDTSASFIRSSNNLKNNNIRAGRYLIIPVPPEGADLTTDQLLAQNQLTPKAVTYTVKSGDSLWNIARKYDVSVDALIRWNRLPKNGALSIGKVLTIGSATTNSGNERTVNYKVRSGDSLARIADKFNVSVDDLIKWNKLHNTKYIQPGQMLRLVVDVSKVNA, encoded by the coding sequence ATGCACAAATCTTTATATATTTTTGTTGGTAGCATGGCCTTTTTAACCGGCTGTCAAACACTAACAACTAAACCTACGCCAGAGCCTATTGCTATTCAAAAGCCGGCAGAGCCTGCAGAGCCTATCGTTAAAGTTGAAAAACCAGTTGAAATTACCGATGTATGGCAACGTATCAGTCTACAAATGGAAATGCCTATTGATGACCAGAAACTGGTCAATCAATATCGTGACTGGTATCTCGCAAATCCAAGACACTTAGAAATCGTGTCAAAGCGCGCTGAACCTTACCTTCATTACATTGTTGAAGAATTAGAAAAGCGTGATATGCCTATCGAAATTGCTTTATTGCCAATTGTAGAAAGCTCATTCGATCCTTCAGCTTACTCTGCCAGTGCAGCTTCAGGGCTTTGGCAATTAACCTCGCCTATTTCTAATTACTTCGGTGTAAAAAGTGACTGGTGGTATGACGGACGCCGTGACGTCCCAGCTGCAACTATCGCGGCACTAGATTTCCTAGAATATTTATATGACCGCACAGGTAACAATTGGTTGTATGCCATTGCGGCTTACAATACCGGTGAAGGCCGTGTAAATAACGCAGTACGTCGTAATAAAGCTGCTGGTAAAAGTACTGATTTTTGGTCGTTATCACTGCCAAGAGAAACTCAGCGTTATGTACCACAGTTAATAGCTTTATCTGATGTAATTAAAAATGCCGACAAATACGGTATTAACTTAACACCAATTAGCAACGAACCGCATATTGCGATTGTTGATATTCAAAGCCAAATGGATTTAAAACTAGCTGCTGATTTAGCTGACATGAACATTAACGAGCTTAAAAGCTTAAACCCTGGTCTTGATCGCTGGGCAACATCTCCTGATGGCCCCCACACACTGGTTGTGCCTTATGACAAAAAGGATGCTTTTGAGCAAAAGTTAGCTCAACTTGATCCTAAGTCAAAGCTAAACTGGCATCGTTATAAAATTCAGTCCGGCGACACTGTCAGCCACATAGCAAAGCGCTTCGATACTTCTGCATCGTTTATTCGCTCTAGTAATAATCTAAAGAATAACAATATTCGCGCAGGTCGATACTTGATTATTCCAGTACCACCAGAAGGTGCTGACTTAACTACCGATCAACTGTTAGCCCAGAACCAGTTAACACCAAAAGCTGTTACTTATACGGTTAAATCTGGCGATTCATTGTGGAATATTGCACGTAAATATGATGTTTCTGTAGATGCATTAATTCGCTGGAATCGATTACCGAAAAATGGAGCATTAAGTATTGGTAAAGTATTGACCATTGGTAGTGCTACAACAAACAGTGGCAACGAGCGCACAGTAAATTATAAGGTTCGCTCTGGCGACTCTTTAGCCCGTATTGCTGATAAGTTTAATGTCTCAGTAGATGATTTAATTAAATGGAATAAGTTGCATAACACTAAGTATATTCAACCTGGCCAAATGCTAAGGTTAGTTGTCGATGTCAGTAAGGTAAATGCATAA